CCAACTACGCCGATATTTACATTTGGTATTGTAGGATCATGCAAAGAAACCAAAACCTCCTCTAACTCTATATAGTTGACTTCAACACAGATATATGTGTTTGATAATGTCCTTATCCCCCGCCTTCGCAGCTCTGATCGGTATTTCTCCAGGCGTTTTCCTGCATATCACGTATTTTTTCCTGCTCCTCTTTGAAATCGCGCGTTGAGTCGCGAGTTTTTTCCTCGCGTCTTTTCTCTTCTTTGATTACAGTGAGCTGATCTATGCGGTAGTAAATACCTGTAATGTCAAGTTCGGCAAAGGTCTCCCCCATCTCCTCAGAAAACGTCACGATTTTTCCAACCGTACCGGTTCGTCCGTAACGTACGGTCTCTCCAACTTTGAACATACTTATGAGTAGTATGGAAAGTAGTTTGTGATAAAAGTGTGGGAAAAAAGTTAGTTGATGGTCAGACCATTCAAAACTGCTTCTTCTGAGACAGCGAACGTCTGATCTGTTCCAACAATTTTATAGAGGCTTGTAGTCTTAACATCATATGACCCCCCTGTAGTTGAATATGGTACAATGAACTGTCCATTCACGCTTTCCTGACGATAGGTGAATGTTCGTCCATTATTTGTGATAACGTCGACTTCTATGATTCCTTCTCCATTGATGACGGCACCAGGAACATATTCAAATGTCTTAACATATGCGGTACCGCCTTCATTTACATCAGTAAAATAGTCTGCCACCACATAGGTTGTTGATTCATACACAAATCGGAAGTGCTGAAGTGCTGGTACATCAACACTTGGGAGATTGTAATTCGTAAGGTCCGTAGGAGCAGAGATTACATATGCCTGTTTTCCGGTTGCGGCATTGGCATTATAGCTATCTGCAGTTGCCCATGCGGCACTTGCATCTGTGTATATTTTAGTAGACGTAACCACAGGATATCCATATCCTGCTGTTGAATCAGTGATGACTACATAAACACTACCTGAATCTGTCATGGACCCATCAAAGTTTTGAAGTCTGACTGTCAAGGAATTGTAGAACTCAGGTGTTGGGGCTGACACTGCGGAATAGGTTCCATCAGTTCCCTGTTGAAGGAAGGTGTAGTAGTAAGGAGCCGTTCCTAATGTAGAATCGTTCCAGACAGTCATTGCTCCAAAGATGCCGTTTGCCATCAGATAATCAGTCATCACATACTTTGTACCAAGATAATCCAGCTTTTCCATAATCTGTGACTCATTCGTATTTGTTAGTACGGCTGCCACACCATATTCGCCGGATACTCCGGCCTGGAATGGATTACTGTTTGGAATCCGTTTACCAATGGTTGTGATGTAGTGTCCATAGTCCCACCAAGAGAGGACGCCGTATGATTCCTGTGGATAAGTAAATGTGGATTCGTCATAGATTGTCAGATAATCGACACCGGTCTCCGGCGTGTTTACGGACAGCCATTCACATGCATCGATCCAGTCTTGGGGAGTGCCTGCGTTTGCAGAGGGAGAACTCAGTTCAACGGCATATACGGAGGAAGATCCTACAAATGCGACTGCGATGATCATGATAACTGCAAAGATGCCCAGTCTGATCGGATCCGTTTTTCCTGAAGCAGAAGTCTCCTGAGCTTTGGATTTTTTTGCTGGTTTTTGTGATTCAGTGCGTTTTGCAATAAGTAAACCAAGATCTTTTTCAGCAAAGGTAATTGCCCATCCAACAAATACTGCTGCGAGTAGCGCAATATTTGCGGCAAAGTAATACTCCCAGCGTATGTGAGCACATGTTGCAAAGAACATGAAGAAAGACCATATAAGAATGAAGAGAACACCTGGTGTTTGATGTTTCCAAATATTCCATATGAGGCAGATAAAACCGCAAGCCGCAAGAAGAATTCCCCAGTTGTATGATGAAACTGCGCTGGAAAAAGACCATGAAGAGAGCTCTTGAACAGTTGCAGCAGTGGGTCCGTATGAAAAGAACCCGGCGAGATTTCCTATTAGCGAGTTATAGAGATCTGGGAGAACGAGTGCAAGAATTAGTGAGCCTGCAGCCAGCAGTATGACTAGCGTAATCAGGTAATAATACCACGGTTTTTCGAATTTTGTTATGAGGTGCGATATGAGATATAATACGACCGTGCCGAGAACAAGGAGAATATGAACGAGGAACAGGCCTAGGGAATAATCAGTAAAGCCGAAATTGAGATTACGAATCCCATACAGCAGTAATCCAAGCGTAGCAATGATAAACGTGATCACGTTCAAACTAAGAAGATACTCATTTGGTTTGTCTGAGTACTGATTCAAAATAAACTGGATCAGAGTAAATACTGCTACAAACATGCCAAAGACGACCATTGTCGTCATAGTAAGGAGCCCAAGGATGTATGCAACACCGCAGATAACTCCGTATAGTAAAGGCAGTTTTACTGTTGAAAAATCTTTGAAATCGATTTTTTTATCGCTGAGCGCATATAATGCAAACACATAGCAGAGACAGAATAAACTGGAGAATAATGTTTCTGCAATGTGGTGATCAAAATGTCCGTAAAGCGAACGGTAGAGGAACTGACCACCGATCACTGCGATGAAAAGGGCAGAGAGGATACCTGTTTTCCAGTCACCTATCCTCTTTCCAAGGAAAAACATGACAGGAACCATGAGTGCACCGAGAACTGCCGGTGCCCAGGATACAGCCGTGATAACTTCCACTCTGGTTGCTGCTCCAGCGAGTATTGCAAAGAACGAGGCAATGTAAGTAAAGAGCGGGCCCCAAACAATCTCCTGCCCGGTTGGATAAAGTGTCATCGGGTCAAAGAAAATATACCCAAAGTTATTTGTCAGTGCCACTTCGACTAAGCGCAAATTATACCATGCATCGGGTCCGGCAATCATATTTCCAGTACCTGCAAGGGTTGCCATCGGGATCATGCGTATCCAAAAAGCAAGTAAAGTACATATCAGGACGACGAGTCCGATGATGCCATAACGATATCGTTTATCGTTCCAAAAGCTCATAAAATCCATAGTCTATCACAGGTAGATATTAGATATGTATTATCTGGGCGTGTTATAAGATAAAATAATTGGAAAGCCCCCTCTCGAATCATGAATATCTCTAAGTATGGATTCAGTGCAATGAATAATAGACAATGTTTCTATATCTCCTTCCACTCGGGGCGGGAATCATATTTCTTGCAATCCTCCCCTATATAATATATTTATTCGGCGTGACCTTCGGAAAAAAACCTGAAGAGATGGGCTTAAAAATGCCTGAGATGCGGCCGGCCGTTTCCATTGTAATCTGTGCATATAATGAAGAAAGGACCATCGCCAGAAAAATCCAAAGTATCTCTTCCTGCACTTATCCTGATGAGTTAATGGAAGTAATTCTTGTTATCGACTGTTCAGATGATAAATCAGAAGAGGTCGCACGGAGAGAATTTGCAAACGTAAATTTTTCCTGGAAGATACATCTCAATAAGCAGAGGTCTGGAAAAAATACCTCGCTAAACACTGGAATTGGTCTCACGTCCAATGACTTAGTTGTGGCAACGGATGCAGATCTGGTATGGGATAATAACAGTGTTGAGCGTTTAGTCAGAAGAATTCAGGTAGATAACACATTTGCCGCAGGGACCGGTGACTTGCAGCCAAATCCCGGAGCCAACCGGGTCACCTCAATGGAAAAAACCTACAGATCCTACTTTGGACGAATGGCAGAATGGGAATCGGCTCACGACGCGACACCCGCATTTAATGGCTGTCTTTTAATCTTGAGAAAAAGTATCATAGGAGGCGTCAACGAAACGAGAGGAGCGGACGATGCCAATCTCGCCTACGAAGCAATACGAAAAGGATACCGGACATTTTACGAGACTCGCGCCGCCATCTATGAGGAGCTCCCGGAAAATCTCCACAAACAGTACACCCAAAAGGTGCGCAGAGCCAAAGGTCTTATCCAGACGACGCTTTCCAATCTTGACCTTCTGAAAATTAATCGTCGATTCTGTCGGATATTTTATCCTCTCCGGATATGGATGTACGTGATAACCCCAACGATGTTGCTGATCGGCTGCATTCTCTTCTCAATCGGTCTAATTCTCAATTTGCCGCTTCTCTTTGTTCTGCTGGTTGCCGCTTTTCTCTTGTTCAGTTATATCAGAAAAGGAAATCTTGTAACTGCTTTTGTTACAAATCAGTTTTATCTATTGGCAGGTCTGTATTCCAGACGCAAAGATGCTGTTCTCTGGAGAAGCACCTCGAAAAAAGTCGGAGAGTAAGTTATTCAACCGTCACACTTTTTGCTAGATTTCTCGGCATATCCACATCTCTGTCAAGAGAGACTGCTGTGTGATATGCGAGCAACTGTAAAATAATTGAAGACAGAATAACTGAGCCGTATTCCGACACAGATGGAAGTATTATACATACATCAGCCACATCTGCAAGATCGGCATCATGTTCTGTTCCAATTACGATAAGGGGTGCGCTACGGGCCTTAACCTCTTTCAGGTTTGACATCATGACAGGATAGACGGAATTTGAAAAGCACATCCCTATTACCGGGGTTTCCGGAGACAACAATGCAAAAGGTCCGTGTTTCAACTCGCCTGCTGCATATCCTTCAGCATGGATGTAGGAGATCTCTTTCATCTTTAACGCACCTTCCAATGCCACAGGATAGAACACACCACGTCCAATATACAGCAACGTTGTGGCATCTTTGCAGATCGCGACAGCCTTAGAAAGATCAATGGTGAAAACCTCGGGAATATACCGGCGAACCTCAGCTAACTCCACCTCAAGCGAATGGTCTGAGAGTATATTTATGATTTGCATAAATGCAGCGACCTGAGATGTGAATGATTTCGTTGCCGCGACACTTATCTCAGGACCTGCTCTGGTATAAAGAATAGATGAGGCCACGCGTGTAATGGAGCTTCCAAGGACATTTGTTACTGCGATTGTCTGTATTCCTAGACTTTTTGCCAGTTTCAGCGCAGCTATCGTATCCGCCGTCTCTCCAGACTGGGAAACACCGATCACCAGGTCGGTGCCGGGTGTCGGGAAATACTTGAATTCAGATCCAAGTACTACACGGGTTGGGATGTGACAGATACTCTCCATCAGATAGGAAAAGACCAAAGATGCATTTGCTGAGGTCCCGCAAGCAACAACCGTAATGGAATGAGCTTTTTTGATCAGCTTAATTTCATCAGAACAATGTTTAATTGAGGAAAGAGTGTTGGCAAAAGCACCGGGTTGTTCATAAATCTCCTTAAGCATAAAATGTTTGAACCCGGCCTTCCTAATCTCATCTCCATTCCATTCAAGTGTGGCGATCTCACGCGACACTGGAGACCCCGCATTATGGATTCTATATCCACTTTTCTTGATTTCAGCTATATCCCCATCATCAAAATACACCACATTGTGTGTATAATTCAGAAGCGGGAGTGCGTCAGACCCAAGAATAAACTGATCATCGCCAATACCGAGAACTAAAGGACTTCCATTTCTGACGGCGATTATCTTATCTTCACCTTCGGCGATAATCAGAAGAGCATACGATCCTTCAAGCATCGGTATGATGCTTGATACTGCATCAAAAAGATTTCCCGCATACTTTTCAGCAATCATATGAGGAATTACTTCCGTATCCGTCTGCGATGCAAAAACAACCCCTCGTTCTTCCAGTCCCCGTTTCAGTTCGGCATAATTTTCAATGATACCATTATGAACCACCGCAATCTTTTTTGCTCCATCTAAGTGCGGGTGCGCATTTATCTCGCTTGGAACGCCATGAGTTGCCCAGCGTGTGTGTCCTATCCCAATAGTTCCGGTGAGATGATTAGCGGATGTTTTGGCGTCCGAGATCTTTCCAAGATGCTTGTAAACGGAGAGCTCGGGGGAGAGAGTCGCAATCCCAAATGAGTCATAACCACGATATTCTAACGAAAGAAGCCCTTCTGTGCAGACAGGTGCCGCCTGGTGGTATCCTATATAGCCGACAATCCCGCACATCTCACATCACCAGTGTGTTATCGGGAATCTCTTTTTCGAGTATCTTTCCGCTTTCTATAGTAGCATTGTTTCCTATAACTCCATCCTCGATGATAGTAAACGGCCCGATCGTTACCCGATCCCCGCACACTGAACAGGATTCTTCAGAAAAAGCCGAGAGATGATTTCGACACAGGCATCCCTCGCCCATGATCGTATTAACAATGCGCGAGTGGGAACCGATAGTACAGTCATTCATGATGATACTGTTTTCGATGTAGGCGAAGGGCTCTATTGTAACGCGTGACCCAATGCAGGTGTTCGGCCCGATATATACGTGCGGCCCTATTTGTCCTCCCTCTCCAATAACAACAGGGCCAAGAATAACCGTGCCCGGACCTAAGGTATTTTTCTTTCCGATAATGGCATGCCCCTGTACCGTGACGCATTTGTCAATAGTGCCCGAAACTGAATCCACCACCTGCCTGAGTAGGTGTTTGTTTACTGAAAGCAGATCTTTTGGGGAGACGGCATCCTGCCAGTCAGTTGCCGTGACAATGGAAATTGGCATTCCCTCCTTCATTCGGTTCTGCAGGGATTCGGGAATAGTCTGTTCACGTATTTTTTGAATAAACTCCTGGGTAAAAATATACACACCGCAGCTTACCAGAGACCCAGAAGGAACATCTGTTGGTTTTTCCACGATCCTCGTCAACTTCCCGTCATCTCCAAAGATCACTCCGAAATTTGAAGGTGATGAGTGTGGTGCCACCAAAACGGCATTCTCCTTATCCAGTATGGACCGCAGGGATTCCGGATCGATGTAATTGTCTCCGGCAAGGACCAGTGTTTGCGTATGCACATACCCCTTTGCCATGGACAGGGCATGCGCCGTTCCCAGTTGCTTTTCCTGCACGACCACGTTTACAGGAACAGGATACGTATTCAGGAACGTCATTACTTGTTCCTTTCTATATCCAACAACCATCGTGATGTCACGGATACCTGCGGCAACGACCGAGTTTAATACGTGTTCGAGAATAGGACGGTTTACCACTGGGAGCATGACCTTTGGACGATTTTTTGTCAGGGGTCGAAGCCTGGTTCCTTCTCCGGCAGCAAGAATAACAGCCTGAATATCTGTCATCTTACTTCACCACCGTTTTATCTTCGATCATCCCGGTGACGAAAGTGTGGGGTGCGACTTTCGTTCCGCTGCCGATCGAAGATCCGGTATTTACTGAACAGTTTATTCCAAACAGGACATCATCCCCGATGACTGCCCCAAATTTCTTTCTTCCTGTGGATCTCCCCCCCACTTTAACCGGTCCGTGATCGTGCCGAAGATTTGCGATTTTTGTGCCGGCCCCGAAATTACATCTGCTTCCAATCACACTGTCGCCGATATAATTGTAATGCGGGATCTTTGTATCATCAAAGATGATGGAGTTTTTGATCTCAACGGCATGGCCTATGTGACAGTTGTTTCCGACAGTTGTTCCCGGCCGAAGATATGCATTTGGACCAACAACAGTGTTTTCGCCGATAATGCAGGGCCCTTCGATGTACGTCCCGGATTTGATTACGGATCCATTTCCAAGAATCAGCAGACCTTTTACAATCACGTTTTCTTCAATAATTCCGTTTACTTCGCTTGGGATCGTCTCGAGGAGATGTTCGTTTGCCGTCAGCATATCCCAGGGATAGCCCACATCCATCCAGACGGACAAGGCATATGCGGTGAGTTTTCCATCACAGATATAATCAGTCAAAGCATCGGTAAGTTCATACTCTCCTCTGGAAGATGGAGAAATCTTTTTGAGAACCACAAATATTTCCGGGTCAAAGAGATATGCACCGGCATTGATAATGTTCGATTTCGGGTGAAGAGATTTTTCTTCCAGTGAAGTGATTTTGTCATTTTCTACGGTCACCACACCGAAACTTTCCGGATGTGTTGTCGTCGAGGTGGCCATGACCGGACTTGGAAGAGCAATGATCTTTTCCAGATCGGTTCTTTCGAGGATCATATCTCCGTTCAGCATGAGAAATGTATCATGGATAAATGGTTCAACGGTTTTCAAAGCGTCGGCCGTTCCCATTTGTCTCCTTTGCACAACATACTGTATCGACACGCCGAATTTTGAACCGTCATCGAACCATGTTCTGATGGCCTCTTCATGGTAGCCGACAACAAGAAGAATCTCCGTTATACCGGCATCACGCACATTCCTGATGAGATGTTCAAGCATCGGTTTTCCTGCTAAAGGCACCATGACCTTTGGGCGGGATGTGGTGAGTGGCCGCATACGCGAGCCCTCACCGGCTGCAAGAATTACACACTGCATATTATTACTCCTTGGTCTGATGCATTGCATCATGGATTTTGTTCATACCTGATTCCAGCATCATTTTTGCATCTTCTTTCGTTCGTCCTTCAGCTGTACAGCGGATCTTCGGCTCGGTCCCGCTAGCACGAATCAGGCACCAGCCGTTTTCTTCTGATATTCGGATACCATCAGTTGGTTTGTCTGCGCCAAGTCCAAAAAGAATCTCTTTTGCATTCTTTGTCTCCAGAGCATCCCGAAGAATGGTGTATCTTGGCATTGCGTCCAGCTCTTCTGCAACATTCCATTCTCCCGATATCTCGGCAAAAAGTGCTGATGCATAGGGTCCATCAGGGCAAAGAGAGTGTTTCGGGAAGATCCAGCTTCCCGAAGGCTCGCCACCAAACGTCCCCCACGAGATAAGTTCCTCAGAAACAAAACTATCACCAACCGGTGTTCTCCGGACTTCAGCGATCTCTTCAATCGCCATGGATGCGTCCACGGTCGTCACAACCTGTTTTGCATCCAGATATTTTGCAAAAAGCATGAGAAGATGATCGCCGTCGATATAACGTCCCAGATTGTCAAACGCCATCATCCGATCGGCATCCCCGTCATTTACAACAGCACAGTCGGCACTGATTTTTTTCATCAGTCTAGGAATATGGAGAAGATTTTTTTCCAGAGGTTC
The sequence above is a segment of the uncultured Methanocorpusculum sp. genome. Coding sequences within it:
- a CDS encoding oligosaccharyl transferase, archaeosortase A system-associated, whose translation is MATLAGTGNMIAGPDAWYNLRLVEVALTNNFGYIFFDPMTLYPTGQEIVWGPLFTYIASFFAILAGAATRVEVITAVSWAPAVLGALMVPVMFFLGKRIGDWKTGILSALFIAVIGGQFLYRSLYGHFDHHIAETLFSSLFCLCYVFALYALSDKKIDFKDFSTVKLPLLYGVICGVAYILGLLTMTTMVVFGMFVAVFTLIQFILNQYSDKPNEYLLSLNVITFIIATLGLLLYGIRNLNFGFTDYSLGLFLVHILLVLGTVVLYLISHLITKFEKPWYYYLITLVILLAAGSLILALVLPDLYNSLIGNLAGFFSYGPTAATVQELSSWSFSSAVSSYNWGILLAACGFICLIWNIWKHQTPGVLFILIWSFFMFFATCAHIRWEYYFAANIALLAAVFVGWAITFAEKDLGLLIAKRTESQKPAKKSKAQETSASGKTDPIRLGIFAVIMIIAVAFVGSSSVYAVELSSPSANAGTPQDWIDACEWLSVNTPETGVDYLTIYDESTFTYPQESYGVLSWWDYGHYITTIGKRIPNSNPFQAGVSGEYGVAAVLTNTNESQIMEKLDYLGTKYVMTDYLMANGIFGAMTVWNDSTLGTAPYYYTFLQQGTDGTYSAVSAPTPEFYNSLTVRLQNFDGSMTDSGSVYVVITDSTAGYGYPVVTSTKIYTDASAAWATADSYNANAATGKQAYVISAPTDLTNYNLPSVDVPALQHFRFVYESTTYVVADYFTDVNEGGTAYVKTFEYVPGAVINGEGIIEVDVITNNGRTFTYRQESVNGQFIVPYSTTGGSYDVKTTSLYKIVGTDQTFAVSEEAVLNGLTIN
- a CDS encoding DUF2098 domain-containing protein; translation: MFKVGETVRYGRTGTVGKIVTFSEEMGETFAELDITGIYYRIDQLTVIKEEKRREEKTRDSTRDFKEEQEKIRDMQENAWRNTDQSCEGGG
- a CDS encoding phosphopentomutase/phosphoglucosamine mutase; this translates as MLFGSSGIRQMFDQRLLSLAPIVGAAVAKNAKHVVLGTDSRTSRDVLAHAVISGLISSGADVVYGGICPTPTVAFGAGFADAGVMITASHNPEPYNGIKLFRSDGSSYTLAQQKEIEEEVDHPSWSSWNEQGTFTDADLITPHKEAILTSVCIPEDLTIVVDCGNGAGGQITPKLFEESGASVIPVNCDPSGKFARPSEPLEKNLLHIPRLMKKISADCAVVNDGDADRMMAFDNLGRYIDGDHLLMLFAKYLDAKQVVTTVDASMAIEEIAEVRRTPVGDSFVSEELISWGTFGGEPSGSWIFPKHSLCPDGPYASALFAEISGEWNVAEELDAMPRYTILRDALETKNAKEILFGLGADKPTDGIRISEENGWCLIRASGTEPKIRCTAEGRTKEDAKMMLESGMNKIHDAMHQTKE
- a CDS encoding glycosyltransferase: MTFGKKPEEMGLKMPEMRPAVSIVICAYNEERTIARKIQSISSCTYPDELMEVILVIDCSDDKSEEVARREFANVNFSWKIHLNKQRSGKNTSLNTGIGLTSNDLVVATDADLVWDNNSVERLVRRIQVDNTFAAGTGDLQPNPGANRVTSMEKTYRSYFGRMAEWESAHDATPAFNGCLLILRKSIIGGVNETRGADDANLAYEAIRKGYRTFYETRAAIYEELPENLHKQYTQKVRRAKGLIQTTLSNLDLLKINRRFCRIFYPLRIWMYVITPTMLLIGCILFSIGLILNLPLLFVLLVAAFLLFSYIRKGNLVTAFVTNQFYLLAGLYSRRKDAVLWRSTSKKVGE
- a CDS encoding sugar phosphate nucleotidyltransferase, which gives rise to MTDIQAVILAAGEGTRLRPLTKNRPKVMLPVVNRPILEHVLNSVVAAGIRDITMVVGYRKEQVMTFLNTYPVPVNVVVQEKQLGTAHALSMAKGYVHTQTLVLAGDNYIDPESLRSILDKENAVLVAPHSSPSNFGVIFGDDGKLTRIVEKPTDVPSGSLVSCGVYIFTQEFIQKIREQTIPESLQNRMKEGMPISIVTATDWQDAVSPKDLLSVNKHLLRQVVDSVSGTIDKCVTVQGHAIIGKKNTLGPGTVILGPVVIGEGGQIGPHVYIGPNTCIGSRVTIEPFAYIENSIIMNDCTIGSHSRIVNTIMGEGCLCRNHLSAFSEESCSVCGDRVTIGPFTIIEDGVIGNNATIESGKILEKEIPDNTLVM
- the glmU gene encoding bifunctional sugar-1-phosphate nucleotidylyltransferase/acetyltransferase; amino-acid sequence: MQCVILAAGEGSRMRPLTTSRPKVMVPLAGKPMLEHLIRNVRDAGITEILLVVGYHEEAIRTWFDDGSKFGVSIQYVVQRRQMGTADALKTVEPFIHDTFLMLNGDMILERTDLEKIIALPSPVMATSTTTHPESFGVVTVENDKITSLEEKSLHPKSNIINAGAYLFDPEIFVVLKKISPSSRGEYELTDALTDYICDGKLTAYALSVWMDVGYPWDMLTANEHLLETIPSEVNGIIEENVIVKGLLILGNGSVIKSGTYIEGPCIIGENTVVGPNAYLRPGTTVGNNCHIGHAVEIKNSIIFDDTKIPHYNYIGDSVIGSRCNFGAGTKIANLRHDHGPVKVGGRSTGRKKFGAVIGDDVLFGINCSVNTGSSIGSGTKVAPHTFVTGMIEDKTVVK
- the glmS gene encoding glutamine--fructose-6-phosphate transaminase (isomerizing), encoding MCGIVGYIGYHQAAPVCTEGLLSLEYRGYDSFGIATLSPELSVYKHLGKISDAKTSANHLTGTIGIGHTRWATHGVPSEINAHPHLDGAKKIAVVHNGIIENYAELKRGLEERGVVFASQTDTEVIPHMIAEKYAGNLFDAVSSIIPMLEGSYALLIIAEGEDKIIAVRNGSPLVLGIGDDQFILGSDALPLLNYTHNVVYFDDGDIAEIKKSGYRIHNAGSPVSREIATLEWNGDEIRKAGFKHFMLKEIYEQPGAFANTLSSIKHCSDEIKLIKKAHSITVVACGTSANASLVFSYLMESICHIPTRVVLGSEFKYFPTPGTDLVIGVSQSGETADTIAALKLAKSLGIQTIAVTNVLGSSITRVASSILYTRAGPEISVAATKSFTSQVAAFMQIINILSDHSLEVELAEVRRYIPEVFTIDLSKAVAICKDATTLLYIGRGVFYPVALEGALKMKEISYIHAEGYAAGELKHGPFALLSPETPVIGMCFSNSVYPVMMSNLKEVKARSAPLIVIGTEHDADLADVADVCIILPSVSEYGSVILSSIILQLLAYHTAVSLDRDVDMPRNLAKSVTVE